One window of Aspergillus oryzae RIB40 DNA, chromosome 3 genomic DNA carries:
- the sidI gene encoding putative long-chain-fatty-acid-CoA ligase (acyl-CoA synthetases (AMP-forming)/AMP-acid ligases II) produces the protein MAATRRLQQTLSHIQPPKAVEQLSIVYGPTQPPLLDITLGELLALQSLQYGEHECLVFPWTGTRWTYSALNDEADRLAQGLLAIGIHKGDRIGIMAGNCEQYISVFFAAARVGAILVVLNNTYTPSELYYALEHTGSCAFIHYELASMLTVFSCYLDCRLLFMTPRIGRHNLEEVLSKMGPHPKRKGSSAALEEIVILRGEHSNFPTYSSVIERGLSVSSNALLDRQAQLRPDDVCNLQFTSGSTGNPKAAMLTHHNLVNNSRFIGDRMDLTSFDILCCPPPLFHCFGLVLGMLAVVTHGAKIVFPSETFDPKSVLHAISDEKCTALHGVPTMFEAILSLPKPPNFDTHNLRTGIIAGAPVPRPLMKRLFEELNMTQYTSSYGLTEASPTCFNAVTTDTIETRLRTVGKVMPHAKAKIIDAEGRIVPVGQRGELCIAGYQLTKGYWNNPDKTAETLTTDADGTTWLKTGDEAIFDPQGRCTITGRFKDIIIRGGENIYPLEIEERLASHPAIEVASVIGIPDHKYGEVVGAFIALAPGYENKRPSDEELRVWTREKLGRHKAPQYVFVFGEEGVDRTIPITGSGKVRKVDLRKTAAQVLERRTKAN, from the exons ATGGCAGCTACACGACGTCTGCAACAGACTTTGTCCCATATTCAGCCGCCAAAGGCGGTTGAGCAGCTTTCAATTGTGTACGGCCCTACACAACCTCCCCTGCTAGACATCACTCTCGGAGAGTTACTTGCACTACAGAGCCTTCAATATGGAGAACACGAGTGTCTGGTGTTCCCTTGGACAGGAACCCGATGGACATATTCCGCCCTAAACGACGAGGCCGATAGATTGGCTCAAGGCCTATTGGCCATTGGTATCCACAAGGGCGATCGAATAGGAATCATGGCTGGCAATTGTGAACAGTATatctctgttttctttgcGGCAGCACGGGTCGGGGCTATTCTAGTAGTGCTTAACAATACTTACACGCCATCAGAGCTTTACTACGCTCTCGAACATACAGGTAGCTGCGCTTTCATCCATTATGAATTAGCTTCCATGCTGACAGTTTTTTCTTGTTATCTAGATTGCCGATTGTTGTTTATGACGCCTCGCATTGGTCGTCACAATTTAGAGGAGGTGCTGTCAAAGATGGGCCCTCATCCCAAGCGGAAAGGATCATCAGCtgcattggaagagatcgtCATTTTGCGGGGTGAACACTCTAATTTCCCAACATACAGCAGCGTCATTGAAAGAGGATTATCGGTTTCCAGCAATGCCTTGCTGGATCGACAGGCACAATTGAGACCTGATGATGTCTGCAATCTACAGTTCACCAGTGGCTCAACCGGAAACCCTAAAGCTGCCATGTTGACCCATCA CAATCTGGTCAACAACTCCCGCTTTATCGGAGATCGAATGGACCTCACCTCCTTCGATATTCTGTGCTGCCCTCCACCCCTGTTCCATTGCTTCGGACTCGTCCTTGGAATGCTAGCTGTTGTCACACATGGAGCGAAGATCGTCTTCCCCAGCGAAACATTCGACCCGAAGTCGGTTCTCCACGCGATCTCCGATGAAAAATGTACTGCCCTCCACGGTGTCCCGACTATGTTTGAAGCCATCCTAAGCCTACCTAAACCGCCGAACTTTGACACACACAATCTACGCACTGGTATCATCGCTGGAGCCCCTGTGCCTCGCCCGTTGATGAAGAGGTTGTTCGAGGAATTGAATATGACACAGTACACTAGCAGCTACG GTCTCACCGAAGCCTCACCCACATGTTTCAACGCAGTTACAACGGACACCATCGAAACCCGATTGAGAACAGTAGGCAAAGTGATGCCCCATGCGAAAGCGAAGATCATCGACGCAGAAGGCCGCATCGTCCCGGTCGGCCAACGAGGAGAACTATGCATCGCAGGCTACCAATTAACAAAAGGATACTGGAACAACCCCGACAAGACAGCCGAAACGCTTACGACCGACGCCGACGGCACCACGTGGTTGAAGACGGGAGACGAGGCCATATTCGATCCACAAGGGCGCTGCACCATCACGGGACGGTTCAAAGACATCATCATACGCG GCGGCGAAAACATCTACCCGTTAGAAATCGAGGAGCGACTGGCAAGCCACCCAGCCATCGAGGTTGCATCGGTGATCGGCATTCCTGACCACAAGTACGGTGAGGTGGTTGGGGCCTTCATCGCTCTGGCTCCTGGTTACGAGAACAAGCGACCATCGGACGAGGAGTTGCGGGTCTGGACACGAGAGAAGTTGGGCCGGCATAAGGCTCCGCAGTATGTGTTCGTGTTTGGCGAAGAGGGTGTGGATCGAACAATCCCAATTACGGGCAGTGGAAAAGTCCGGAAGGTGGATTTGCGGAAGACTGCGGCGCAGGTTCTGGAACGGCGCACGAAAGCGAATTGA
- a CDS encoding putative pyridine nucleotide-disulfide oxidoreductase AMID-like (predicted protein) has protein sequence MPSNEALTPLLRQFRVLIAGGSYGGLSAALTLLDLSKGRLARFNYTEGAKPPQYQIPIQITVVDERDGFYHLIGSPKALACDKFAAKTWTRFCDIPALKSPNLQIVRGSVNTVDFQNKVAQILDLETKETRQEKYDFFIAGTGLRRVFPTVPQSLKREEFLQEATGHKEAIRNADEGVVVIGGGAVGVEMAAELKELYPQQKVTLVHSRDRLLSAEPLPDDFAERVVAELREQGVEVILGQRVIDTTAVEEEQGKRTWSLTLANGTKLKAGHIMNAVSKSSPTSSYLPKDALTEEGYVKIRPNLQFANPVPNAENHFAVGDIAQWAGIKRCGGAIHMGHYAGTNIHQLMLAEATKAKPEFMNLINYPPVMGLALGHTAVSYTPDEGTKHGKELLGTLFGEDMGYSICWNYMKMSEPCQA, from the exons ATGCCCTCCAACGAAGCTCTtacccctcttcttcgccagTTCCGCGTCTTAATCGCTGGTGGCTCATACGGCGGACTAAGCGCAGCCCTGACACTACTTGATCTTTCCAAGGGTCGCCTTGCTCGCTTCAACTACACAGAGGGCGCCAAACCCCCACAGTACCAAATCCCAATCCAAATCACCGTTGTAGATGAAAGAGACGGTTTCT ATCACCTAATTGGTTCACCAAAAGCATTGGCATGCGACAAGTTCGCTGCAAAGACATGGACACGATTCTGTGACATTCCCGCATTGAAGTCCCCAAATCTCCAAATCGTGCGCGGGAGCGTGAACACCGTGGATTTCCAGAATAAGGTCGCTCAGATCCTTGATCTTGAGACTAAGGAAACGAGACAGGAGAAGTACGACTTCTTTATTGCGGGCACCGGTCTCCGTCGTGTATTTCCGACTGTGCCGCAGTCGTTGAAGAGGGAAGAGTTCCTACAGGAAGCGACGGGTCATAAGGAGGCTATTCGGAATGCGGATGagggtgttgttgttattggGGGAG GCGctgttggtgttgagatGGCTGCTGAGTTGAAGGAGCTATATCCTCAACAGAAGGTTACGCTTGTTCATTCTAGGGACCGTTTGCTTTCTGCGGAGCCCTTGCCGGACGACTTTGCGGAGCGTGTTGTCGCCGAGCTCAGGGAGCAGGGCGTTGAGGTGATTCTGGGTCAACGGGTTATTGATACCACAGCAGTagaggaagaacaagggaaGCGCACATGGAGTCTGACCTTGGCCAACGGAACGAAACTCAAAGCCGGTCACATTATGAATGCTGTTTCGAAAAGCTCGCCTACCTCATCGTATCTGCCCAAGGATGCCTTGACCGAAGAGGGTTATGTTAAGATTCGCCCGAA TTTGCAATTCGCCAATCCGGTCCCTAACGCAGAGAACCACTTCGCGGTTGGTGATATCGCTCAGTGGGCCGGCATCAAGCGTTGTGGAGGTGCCATCCATATGGGCCACTATGCAGGGACCAACATCCATCAGCTTATGCTAGCAGAGGCCACTAAGGCTAAGCCTGAATTCATGAACCTCATCAACTACCCACCTGTCATGGGGCTGGCCTTGGGACACACGGCAGTCTCGTATACCCCTGACGAGGGAACTAAGCATGGCAAGGAGCTCCTGGGGACTTTGTTTGGCGAGGATATGGGCTACAGTA TCTGTTGGAACTATATGAAGATGTCCGAGCCGTGCCAGGCATGA
- a CDS encoding TauD/TfdA dioxygenase family protein (probable taurine catabolism dioxygenase), translating into MPTAVDNATPTTIRGGNEQSRPRISQPLEYTGTLDIYTHHDLTPVIGREYYGVQVAEILKSEECDRIIKDLAATISRRGVVFLRNQDLTAQEMRQFGEKLSILAGCPESSTLHVHPLTEEGSELGDQISVISSEKQKKGGGLTHQLSDTSRFASVGWHTDISFERVPSDYAMLKIHTLPETGGDTLWASGYEIYDRLSPQMAEFLEGLTATHDATFFHDEARRLGNPLRKGVRGSPLNHGEELTAVHPVVRTNPVTGWKSVYVNKGFTRRINGVTKDESDMLLQYLFNLVTQNHDAQVRFKWNKNDMAIWDNRSTWHCATYDYAEARAGDRVCSLGEAPYFDTQSKSRREALAEN; encoded by the exons ATGCCTACCGCTGTCGATAATGCGACTCCCACAACGATACGGGGAGGCAATGAACAATCTCGTCCACGCATCTCCCAACCGTTGGAATATACCGGCACTCTAGACATATATACCCATCATGACCTCACGCCCGTTATCGGGAGAGAATACTATGGTGTCCAAGTCGCCGAGATCCTAAAGTCAGAAGAATGCGATCGGATAATCAAAGACCTTGCTGCGACGA TCTCCAGACGAGGCGTAgtcttcctccgcaaccAAGACCTAACCGCACAAGAAATGCGCCAATTCGGTGAAAAACTATCAATCCTCGCAGGATGC CCAGAATCATCAACTTTACACGTCCACCCACtgacagaagaaggaagcgaaCTGGGCGACCAAATCAGCGTCATCAGCAGcgagaagcaaaagaaaggaggtGGTCTCACACATCAGCTCAGCGACACGAGCCGTTTCGCTTCAGTAGGATGGCACACCGACATCAGTTTCGAGCGAGTACCATCCGATTATGCAATGCTGAAGATTCATACTCTCCCTGAGACAGGCGGCGACACGCTCTGGGCCTCGGGCTATGAGATCTATGATCGTCTCTCGCCGCAAATGGCGGAGTTCTTGGAAGGGTTGACGGCGACGCATGATGCTACGTTCTTTCATGATGAGGCGCGGAGATTGGGCAATCCTTTACGAAAGGGGGTTCGGGGTTCGCCTCTTAATCATGGGGAGGAACTTACGGCTGTGCATCCGGTTGTGCGGACGAATC CGGTTACCGGATGGAAGTCAGTGTACGTGAACAAGGGATTTACCCGTCGTATCAACGGGGTAACCAAAGACGAGTCTGACATGTTATTACAATATCTATTCAAC CTCGTCACGCAAAACCACGACGCCCAGGTTCGGTTCAAGTGGAACAAGAACGACATGGCAATTTGGGATAACAGATCAACTTGGCACTGCGCGACATACGACTATGCAGAAGCTCGGGCTGGTGACCGAGTCTGCAGTTTAGGCGAGGCCCCGTATTTTGACACTCAGTCCAAGTCGCGGAGAGAAGCTCTGGCTGAGAATTAA
- a CDS encoding glycoside hydrolase family 71 protein (predicted protein), whose translation MSYLFTTCFHHSAEFSDKEWKNDIQLAQNAHIDGFALNMAHNEMLPATLDKAFEQAEDLDFKLFFSFDYAGNGSWPKQDTIDLMNKYKDHPAYYKYDSKPFMSTFEGATSKDWPDIKKQTDSFFIPDFSSIGPEAAANRTYVDGLFSWAAWPNGPTRMNTSADDAYRHALNGRPYMMPVSPWFYTNMPGFDKNWVWAGDNLWYDRWEEVISFQPEFVQIISWNDYGESHYIGPLHKDGYEAFNRGEAPFNYANNMPHDGWRTFLPYVVDQYKNPNSTIPIKEENVVTWYRLHPASACTTGGTTGNSESQGQVEYKPSEIVHDRIMYSALLNSTADVTVSIGKTKVTGSWDNTPKDGKGIYHGSVPFTQSGEVKVSISRGDKEIASISGEHITSECPKEEKGFQNYNAWVGTSGADGTVAPSTAMCLFSLGTVTFILAREMIML comes from the exons ATGAGCTACCTTTTCACTACTTGCTTCCACCACAG TGCCGAATTCTCAGATAAAGAATGGAAGAACGACATTCAACTAGCCCAGAACGCCCACATAGATGGGTTCGCGCTGAATATGGCCCACAACGAGATGCTCCCCGCGACCCTTGACAAAGCATTCGAGCAAGCCGAAGACCTCGACTTCaaactcttcttctccttcgaTTATGCTGGCAACGGATCCTGGCCTAAGCAAGACACGATCGACCTTATGAACAAATATAAAGACCACCCCGCCTACTACAAGTACGACTCGAAGCCCTTCATGTCCACCTTCGAGGGCGCAACGTCCAAAGACTGGCCCGATATCAAGAAACAAACCGACTCCTTCTTCATTCCCGACTTTTCGTCAATTGGTCCCGAAGCCGCCGCCAACAGAACATACGTGGATGGACTGTTCAGCTGGGCTGCCTGGCCAAATGGCCCTACCCGCATGAACACCTCAGCTGATGATGCATACAGACATGCGTTGAATGGTCGCCCGTACATGATGCCCGTCTCGCCTTGGTTCTACACTAATATGCCGGGCTTTGACAAGAATTGGGTATGGGCTGGTGATAATCTGTGGTATGATCGTTGGGAGGAGGTCATTTCATTCCAACCGGAGTTTGTTCAAATCATTTCTTGGAATGACTACGGCGAGTCTCATTATATTGGTCCGCTGCACAAGGATGGCTATGAGGCGTTTAACCGCGGGGAGGCCCCCTTCAACTACGCCAACAACATGCCCCACGATGGCTGGCGCACATTCTTGCCGTACGTCGTTGATCAGTACAAGAACCCGAACTCGACAATCCctatcaaggaagagaatgtgGTGACCTGGTACCGCCTGCATCCTGCATCGGCATGCACCACTGGCGGTACTACCGGCAACTCCGAGAGTCAGGGCCAGGTCGAGTACAAGCCGTCGGAGATTGTCCACGATCGCATTATGTACTCAGCCCTTCTCAACTCCACAGCTGATGTCACGGTCAGTATCGGAAAGACCAAGGTGACAGGGAGCTGGGATAACACCCccaaggatggaaagggTATCTACCATGGTAGTGTGCCATTCACCCAGTCTGGAGAGGTGAAGGTGAGCATATCACGAGGCGATAAGGAGATAGCTAGTATCTCTGGAGAGCATATCACATCCGAGTGTcctaaggaggagaaggggttcCAGAATTATAATGCGTGGGTTGGCACTTCCGGGGCGGATGGAACCGTGGCACCGTCCACTGCCATGTGTCTATTCTCCCTTGGAACGGTCACCTTTATTTTGGCCAGAGAGATGATTATGTTGTAA
- a CDS encoding uncharacterized protein (transferrin receptor and related proteins containing the protease-associated (PA) domain): MPSRLIFITTSLFLTHLSVGIHANIPSSVSSPAPIRHQPAGHSLDIPARNSVLASDLEEIILNGPNEQKAREWNLHYTSEPHWLGQGESLAKWREFGVENTTIKSYPVPKSPSIPSYQRLALLERKPGDADGQNDTELFIASLNEGSTFVNPISGKIISTPQFFSSTPSANVTAPFVFVNFGLDSDYDDLQQSNIDVSGKIGIMKQGSLTVGPALSKAQERGLVGLIFYLDPEFDANVAEAHGYLPFPEGPARAPGSIVRRGIDAPDPLLKIPTIPISYSEALPFLKALNGHGPQASEIGTTWQGGQLGYLGVNYNVGPSPDGLMINLVNIMQTSNVSVYNVIGTIKGETEDEVIVLGNHRDAWGAGAGDPNSGSAALNEVIRTLGTAMKKGWKPFRTLIFASWDGKEPSSWGAALWVKDNLPWLSEAAVAYLEIETAATGTEIFTKASPLLRDVIYSAAAKVLSPDQSKPGQSVLDVWGGHIEPEGGGDTNIFVSNGIASLNLGFAPGPTDPVFHWHSDFDDIQWMDNFGDPTYEYHTASAKLWALTATQLADEPVLPFNATAYPVSLGSYLNELKVTLEEASSDEAYQQGQDSCTVNLQPLEDAIAELHQVAVQFDTNAADLAARLNQKNTTITASTYQEDKTIQDINRKYRTFEGQFVVPPASPGARAQHVVYPRTSYRTILPTFPSITKNVTNGNWCDAEVISFSPSQKRR, from the exons ATGCCGAGTCGATTGATATTCATAACGACATCACTCTTCCTCACTCACTTATCTGTTGGCATTCATGCTAACATTCCATCCTCTGTCTCATCTCCGGCTCCGATAAGACACCAACCCGCTGGTCATTCGCTCGACATCCCAGCCCGAAACAGCGTTCTAGCCAGTGATCTCGAAGAGATCATTCTGAATGGCCCCAATGAGCAAAAGGCCCGCGAGTGGAATCTCCACTATACCTCCGAGCCACATTGGCTGGGTCAAGGAGAATCTCTCGCC AAATGGCGGGAATTTGGAGTTGAgaacaccaccatcaagtCATATCCAGTCCCAAAATCGCCCAGCATACCGTCGTATCAAAGGCTCGCTTTACTCGAGAGGAAGCCTGGGGACGCCGACGGCCAAAATGACACAGAGTTATTCATCGCTAGCTTGAACGAAGGTTCGACCTTCGTGAACCCCATCAGTGGAAAAATCATCAGCACTCCTCAATTCTTCTCCAGTACGCCAAGCGCAAATGTTACGGCACCCTTTGTGTTCGTGAATTTTGGTCTGGATTCAGACTACGATGACCTCCAACAATCAAATATCGATGTGAGTGGTAAGATCGGGATTATGAAACAAGGTTCCTTGACTGTCGGGCCCGCCCTGTCTAAAGCACAGGAGAGAGGCTTGGTGGGCTTGATATTTTATCTCGATCCGGAGTTTGACGCAAACGTCGCCGAAGCACATGGCTACCTGCCGTTCCCTGAAGGCCCGGCTAGGGCACCAGGTAGCATTGTGCGGCGAGGCATTGACGCTCCAGATCCATTACTAAAGATTCCCACCATTCCAATCTCATATTCCGAGGCCCTCCCATTTCTCAAGGCTCTCAATGGCCATGGACCACAGGCAAGCGAGATCGGCACCACTTGGCAGGGAGGGCAGCTAGGATATCTCGGGGTCAATTACAATGTTGGACCATCACCGGACGGCTTGATGATTAACCTGGTGAACATCATGCAGACTTCAAACGTCTCTGTATACAACGTGATCGGGACGATCAAGGGCGAGACTGAAGACGAAGTGATTGTCCTAGGAAACCATCGTGATGCGTGGGGTGCTGGTGCCGGTGATCCAAATAGTGGTTCTGCGGCACTAAACGAAGTCATCCGTACCCTTGGTACCGCTATGAAGAAAGGCTGGAAGCCATTCAGAACCCTGATATTTGCCAGTTGGGATGGCAAGGAGCCAAGCAGCTGGGGAGCTGCCCTTTGGGTAAAGGATAATCTTCCCTGGCTGTCTGAAGCGGCTGTCGCTTATCTTGAAATCGAGACTGCTGCAACTGGCACAGAGATCTTCACCAAAGCCAGTCCACTTCTACGCGACGTCATCTATTCGGCTGCTGCGAAGGTTCTCTCCCCTGACCAGAGTAAGCCGGGACAGAGTGTCTTGGATGTATGGGGTGGTCATATAGAACcggaaggtggaggagacACTAATATATTCGTTAGCAATGGCATTGCCTCCCTCAATCTTGGCTTTGCTCCTGGTCCAACGGATCCTGTCTTCCACTGGCACTCGGACTTTGACGATATACAGTGGATGGACAACTTTGGGGATCCAACCTATGAGTATCATACTGCAAGTGCTAAACTATGGGCGCTGACTGCAACACAATTGGCCGACGAGCCGGTCCTTCCCTTCAATGCTACGGCATACCCTGTTTCACTGGGCAGTTATTTAAACGAGCTGAAGGTCACCTTGGAAGAGGCGTCATCAGACGAAGCCTATCAGCAAGGGCAAGATTCCTGTACTGTCAATCTGCAACCATTGGAAGACGCTATTGCAGAGCTACACCAGGTGGCTGTTCAATTTGACACGAACGCAGCAGACCTTGCAGCGAGGCTGAACCAAAAGAATACGACCATCACGGCTTCAACCTACCAGGAAGATAAGACGATCCAAGATATTAACCGAAAGTACAGAACATTTGAGGGGCAATTCGTGGTTCCACCAGCTAGTCCAGGAGCAAGAGCACAGCACGTTGTGTATCCGCGAACCTCGTACAGAACTATTCTACCTACTTTTCCTAGTATCACGAAGAACGTGACAAACGGTAATTGGTGCGATGCAGAGGtaatttctttctcgccCTCTCAGAAAAGGAGATGA
- a CDS encoding DUF1479 domain-containing protein (predicted protein), protein MAGFLHRRGSDIIPSIDFKDIHAAPKTFRDELRKRGVAVIRGVVPEHDARAYKNEIEDYVKANPGTKAFPPHDPQVYELYWSQPQMRARTHPNMLEAQRFLMSFWHSNSPDAMISSTHPLTYADRLRIRQPGDAGFALGPHVDGGGPERWEDNGYGRGNVYQRIWQGEWEKYDPWEASCRVLAEADLYNGAGACSMFRMFQAWLGMSHTGPNEGTLLVNPLLSLATTYFLLRPFFEPIYTPPKECSRMATETFLHPSNWRLERETSSNLQGATPGFAQEVTATLHPHLELEKTMVHVPKIAPGDYVAWHCDTIHAVDRVHNGTGDSSVMYIPACPVTEANANYVKRQRNDFLEGVPPPDFPGGKGESEHLGRATEAGLRKSTSQLGLRSLGLTKWDLNDQSLTQGQRLVLDKSNKILGF, encoded by the exons ATGGCGGGATTCTTGCACAGG CGTGGctctgatatcattcctTCGATTGATTTCAAGGATATCCATGCCGCACCGAAGACGTTCCGAGATGAACTTCGAAAACGAGGTGTTGCTGTCATCCGAGGCGTGGTCCCTGAGCATGATGCCAGAGCTTACAAAAATGAGATCGAGGATTATGTTAAGGCTAATCCAGGAACAAAAG CATTCCCTCCACATGACCCTCAAGTCTATGAGCTGTACTGGTCACAGCCCCAGATGCGCGCACGTACACATCCAAATATGCTAGAAGCTCAACGTTTCCTTATGAGTTTCTGGCACTCGAACTCGCCGGACGCAATGATATCTTCTACCCACCCCTTGACCTACGCAGACAGACTTCGTATTCGCCAACCAGGGGATGCCGGGTTTGCACTAGGCCCTCATGTGGACGGAGGAGGCCCTGAAAGGTGGGAAGACAACGGCTATGGTCGCGGTAATGTTTACCAGAGAATCTGGCAGGGGGAATGGGAAAAGTATGACCCCTGGGAAGCTAGTTGCCGAGTTCTAGCAGAGGCAGACTTGTACAACGGCGCTGGAGCATGTTCAATGTTTCGCATGTTTCAAGCATGGCTGGGCATGTCTCATACAGGACCTAACGAGGGAACGCTACTGGTCAACCCTCTGCTCTCTTTGGCGACGACTTACTTCCTACTGCGACCGTTTTTCGAGCCAATTTATACACCTCCTAAGGAATGCTCTCGCATGGCTACGGAGACCTTCCTGCATCCAAGTAACTGGCGCTTGGAGAGAGAGACATCAAGTAACCTGCAGGGTGCAACTCCGGGCTTCGCGCAGGAAGTCACTGCCactcttcatcctcacttGGAGCTTGAGAAGACGATGGTACATGTTCCTAAGATCGCCCCGGGTGACTATGTAGCATGGCACTGTGACA CCATCCATGCCGTTGACCGTGTACATAATGGAACCGGCGATTCGAGCGTTATGTACATCCCAGCATGCCCCGTCACAGAGGCCAACGCCAACTATGTCAAACGCCAGAGGAATGACTTCCTCGAGGGTGTCCCTCCACCAGACTTCCCCGGAGGCAAGGGAGAAAGCGAGCATCTTGGACGTGCCACGGAGGCGGGCTTGCGCAAGTCCACGAGCCAGCTTGGTTTGCGCTCCTTGGGGCTTACCAAGTGGGATCTGAACGATCAATCTCTCACTCAAGGACAACGACTTGTCTTGGACAAATCAAACAAGATTCTGGGATTCTAA
- a CDS encoding uncharacterized protein (Fe2+/Zn2+ regulated transporter) — protein sequence MSAFNASNVDLNTASKEDVLCFLALSDNDYNGHLGARISSIFVILFVSSAFTFFPVVAKSLPSWKIPFGVYLFARYFGTGVIVATAFIHLLDPAYKRIGPKTCVGESGYWGEYSWCAAIVLGSVMVIFLMDLAAEVYVERKYGVHRDEDATGAFIQGGHQSAAVAHNAYDQEKSMPSEQATPAYRSDSESATAERSFKQQIAAFLILEFGIIFHSVIIGLNLGVTGSEFATLYPVLVFHQSFEGLGIGARMSAIPFGKHTWLPWILCAMYGLTTPISIAIGLGVRTTYNPGSKVALIVQGVLNAISAGVLIYSGLVELLARDFLFDPDRTKRRSQLSFMVFCTLLGAGIMALIGKWA from the coding sequence ATGTCTGCCTTTAACGCCTCCAACGTTGACCTGAACACGGCGAGCAAGGAAGATGTACTGTGCTTCCTTGCCCTGTCAGACAATGACTATAACGGACATCTCGGTGCACGCATCTCTTCGATCTTTGTGATCTTATTCGTCTCGTCCGCATTTACCTTCTTTCCCGTCGTGGCAAAAAGCTTGCCGTCTTGGAAAATCCCCTTTGGTGTCTACCTATTCGCCCGTTATTTCGGTACTGGTGTCATCGTCGCAACAGCTTTCATCCACCTCCTAGACCCAGCATATAAGCGAATCGGACCAAAGACTTGCGTCGGAGAATCTGGCTACTGGGGCGAATATTCATGGTGTGCGGCAATCGTGTTAGGATCAGTCatggtcatcttcctcatggACCTAGCAGCTGAAGTCTATGTCGAACGCAAGTACGGTGTACACAGGGACGAGGACGCCACGGGGGCCTTTATCCAAGGTGGACACCAAAGTGCAGCGGTAGCCCACAACGCATATGATCAGGAGAAATCCATGCCATCAGAGCAGGCAACTCCCGCCTACAGATCAGACAGTGAATCAGCAACGGCAGAGCGATCTTTCAAGCAACAGATCGCGGCATTCCTTATCCTCGAGTTCGGTATTATATTCCACTCCGTGATCATCGGATTGAACCTCGGCGTCACAGGCTCTGAATTCGCAACACTGTACCCAGTTCTAGTGTTTCACCAGTCCTTCGAGGGCCTTGGCATCGGTGCAAGAATGTCGGCTATCCCCTTCGGCAAACATACCTGGCTGCCCTGGATTCTCTGTGCGATGTATGGGCTTACCACGCCGATCTCAATCGCAATCGGTCTCGGCGTTCGTACCACCTATAACCCCGGTTCTAAAGTGGCACTGATTGTGCAGGGCGTGTTGAACGCTATCTCCGCCGGTGTTCTTATCTACAGTGGGCTTGTGGAACTGTTGGCTCGTGACTTTTTGTTTGATCCAGACCGCACGAAGCGACGAAGCCAACTTTCGTTTATGGTCTTTTGTACCCTGTTAGGTGCTGGCATTATGGCTCTCATTGGGAAGTGGGCCTAA